The Leptospira sp. WS39.C2 genome contains a region encoding:
- a CDS encoding PilZ domain-containing protein, producing MPPIEEKRKYVRVIPLENEPVEIHLMGSALLDVLHASDISLGGVGILAPNHFDEWDMNETVEILVALPGDLADFMAKGVIKQIGKKSKESGVYGVQFTAMGSKGKQDLQVYINRMVRQNRVLN from the coding sequence ATGCCCCCAATTGAAGAAAAAAGGAAATATGTCCGTGTCATACCCTTAGAAAATGAGCCTGTAGAGATCCATTTGATGGGATCCGCCCTTTTGGATGTTTTACACGCAAGTGATATCAGTTTGGGTGGGGTGGGAATCCTTGCTCCCAACCATTTTGATGAATGGGACATGAACGAAACGGTCGAAATCCTTGTCGCATTGCCTGGGGATTTGGCTGACTTTATGGCCAAAGGCGTGATCAAACAAATTGGGAAAAAATCCAAGGAATCGGGAGTGTACGGTGTTCAGTTTACAGCCATGGGTTCAAAGGGCAAACAAGACCTCCAAGTGTACATCAACAGAATGGTCAGACAAAATCGGGTTTTGAACTAA